A segment of the Amycolatopsis thermophila genome:
GTACCGGGCCAGCGGCGCCGGGCGGGCACCGTCCAGGGCCAGGTCCGCCAGCACGTGGTCGTCGATCAGCGGCACCCCGTGCGCTTCGCACAGCGCCACCACGCGCCGGCACGACGCGGCGGGCAGCACCGCGCCGGTCGGGTTGTGGAACGCCGGCACCAGGTACACCATCCGCGCCCGCGGGACGACCTCCGCCAGACCCGCCACCGACGCCCCGTCCGGCGTCAACGGCACACCCAGAATCCGGGCCCCGCTGCCGCGGAAGGCGTCCAGCGCGCCGGGATAGGTCAGCTCCTCGGCGGCGACCACGTCGCCGGGGCGCAGGAAAAGCTGTGTCAGCAAGGAAATCGCCTGCTGTGCGCCGGAGGTGACGACGACCTGGCCGGCCGTCGTCGGCACACCGTCGGCGGTGTAGCGGTCCGCGATCGCCTGCCGCAACTCCGGGATGCCGGACGGGTAGTAGCCGATCCCGAAGTCCGCGACCCGTTCCGCCGCCCCCGCGACGACCTCCGGGAGGTACGCGGGCTGGGGCGGCGCCGCGCAGGTGAGGTCGATCAGGTCGGGCACCGGGTCGAGCAGGTGGAGGAACATCGGGTTGAACTCGCCGACCACCCCGCGTCCCGGTCGCGGCGGCCGCCGCACGAACGTGCCACTGCCGCGTCGCCGCTCCACCAGGCCGTGGTCGCGCAGCACGTCGTACGCCGCGACCGCCGTGTTGCGGCTGATCGCGAGTTCCGCCGCCAGCGCCCGTTCGGTCGGCAGCTGCCCATCCGCCGGGATCTCGCCGCGTTCGATCAGCCTTTCCAGCCGCCCGGCGAGTTTGAGGTAGAGCGCGTCGGTGCCGCTGGACCACCGCCCGAGCAGCTCCGCGAGCCGTCCAGCGTGCATGCGACGTCCTCCTCAGTCGACGGCGATGACGGTGCCGTCCGCGCCCAGCCGGGCGGTGCGCAGCGCCGGGCCGCGGGCTTCGCGCACCCACCACGCTCCAGTCTCCCGGCGTTCGCGCGGCGTCGTGAAGCGGTACCGGTAGAGCTGGGCCCGCAGGTACGTCGGCCGGGCGCCGTCGAAGGGGTCGTGCCGCAGCAGTTTCAGCGTGGCCGGGTCGGCGGCCAGCAGCTTCTCCGCCAGCGCCGGCAGCCACGACTGCGCGTACCGCGTGGACAGCGCGGCGAACCACATCAGCCAGTCCAGCCGCAGGTGGTAGGGCGCGAACTGGGGCGGTCGCCGCCGCGGGTCGCCCGGTTTGCCCTTGAACTCGTACTCGCGCCACACCGTGTCGCCGGTCAGGACCGGATCGTCGGTCGCCTCGATGACGATCTCGTGCCGGACCTTGGTGACGCTGCCGAACGCGCCGTAGGTGTTGACCAGGTGCAGCCGGTCGAAGCTGGTGTTCATCACCTGGCGGCGCGACACCAGGTTCCGCGCCGGCCGGTAGCTGAGCACCACGACCAGGACGGTCAGGCCGATCACCAGTGCCTGGTGCCACACCGGTGGTTGCGCGAGTTCCGGCACCGGGAGTCCCACCACGGAACTGTCCACAACGGACACGGCGAGCGTGATGGTGAGGAAGTTCAGCCACGAGAAGTTGCCGCTGGCGACCAGCCACAGCTGCGTCAGGATCATCAGCAGGGCGGCCGCGCCGGCGACGGGCTGCGGCGCGAACAACGCGAACGGCGCCACGAGCTGCGTGAAGTGGCTCGCCGCCGCCTCGACCCGGTGGAGCGGCTTGGGCAGGTGGTGGAAGTACCAGCTCAGCGGACCGGGCATCGGCTGGGTTTCGTGGTGGTAGTACAGGCAGGTCAGGTCGCGCCAGCACTCGTCGCCGCGCAGTTTGATCAGCCCGGCGCCGAACTCGAGGCGGAACAGGACCCAGCGCAGCAGCCACAGCACGAGCACCGGTGGCGCCGTGTCGGCCGGGCCGAGGAAGATCGCCAGGAAGCCGACCTCGAGCAGGAGTGATTCCCAGCCGAAGGAGTACCAGATCTGGCCGACGTTGACGATCGACTGGTACAGCAGCCACGGCACCAGCCACGCGAGCATCGTCGCCCACACCGGCGTGCGGTCGAACAGGCCGAGCACGAGCGCGGCCGCCACGACGACGCCGGCCCAGGCGACGGTCGCGAACAGACGGTCCGAGTAGCGCCAGTGGAACAGGCTCGGCGCGCGGCGGAACGGAACCCGGCGGACGAACCGCGGCACCGGCAACATCCCGTGCTCGCCGAGGAGCGCGCGGAACTGCAGCGCGGTGGCGAGGAAGGCCACGAGGTACAGCGCGGCGAGCAGACGCTGGAACAGCAGCCGGGAGGCCCAATAGCCCGGATCGGTGAACCAGTCCCATCCCACGACGTTCTCCCTGGAGGCGAGCTCGCCGTCAGGGTAGTGGGCCGGTGGGGCCGGTGCAGCGTGCGCGGGCAGGTCCGCGGGCCGGGGCTGGGCGCACTGCGCGCGGGGCCGGCCCCCGGCGCCGCCCGATGGTCCCGGCGCGGCGGGGCGACGCCACGACCGGGACCACCACCTCAGCGCAGTGCCGCGGCCTCCCGCGCCAGCTGCTCGATCCGGTCGAAGTCGCCGGCGGCGACGGCGTCCGGTGGCGTCAGCCACGAGCCCCCGACACAGCCCACAGTGGACAGAGCCAGGTACGCGGGCGCGTTCGAGATCGACACGCCACCCGTCGGGCAGAACCGCAGCTGCGGCAACGGCCCGCCCAGCGCCTTGAGGTAGGCCACCCCGCCGCTGGCCTCGGCCGGGAAGAACTTCAGCGCGGTGACGCCGTGCTCCGCCACCCGCATCGCCTCCGACACCGTGCTGACGCCCGGCAGGAACGGCAGCCCGGTCGCCGACACCGCCTCCAGCAGCGCGTCCGTGCAACCCGGCGTCACCAGGAACGCCGAACCCGCGTCCGCCGCCTGCTTCGCCTGTTCCGGACTCACCACCGTGCCCGCCCCGACCACGATGTCCGGCACCTCGGCCGCCACCCGCTCGATCGCGGCCAGCCCGGCGGGCGTGCGCAGCGTCAGCTCGATCGCGCGGATCCCGCCCGCGACCAGCGCCCTGGCCAGCGGCACCGCGTCGGCGGCGGAGTCCACCACGACCACCGGCAGCACCGGCGACAGCTCGAGCACGTCATGCCCAGTCTTCACGTCTCTCCTCACACTCGCGCGAATCACACCCGCGCCGGGGCGCCGAAGTGCCCCGGGGTCATCGGCCCGAACACCCCGGCCCCCTGGTCGGCCGGCCCGACGGCGCGGCGCAGCGCCGTGAACAGCTCGCGGCCGGTCCCCGTCCAGGATGCCTCGTCCGGCGGCGCGTCCCGCAGTGGCCGGGCGGCCAGTTCGGCCTCGTCGACCAGCACGTCCAGCCGTCCGGCGACGGCATCCACCACCACCAGATCGCCATCCGACACGCGTGCCAGCGGACCACCCGCGGCGGCCTCCGGCGTCACCTGGATCGCGGCCGGGATCTTGCCCGACGCGCCGGACATCCGGCCGTCGGTGACCAGCGCGACCCGGTGCCCGCGGTCCATCAGCACGCCCAGCGCGGGCGTGAGGCCGTGCAGCTCGGGCATGCCGTTGGCCTGCGGCCCCTGGTGGCGGATCACCACGACGACGTCACGGTCCAGCTCGCCGGCCCGGAACGCCTCGGTGAACCCTTCCTGACTGGTGAAGACCCGCGCCGGCGCCCGCACGACCCGGTGTCCGGGCGCGACCGCCGACACCTTGATCACCGCCCGTCCCAGGGTGCCCGAGAGCATCCGCAGGCCGCCGTCGGGCGCGAACGGGTCGTCCACCGGCCGCAGCACGTCCTCGTCGAGGCTGCGTGACGGCACCTCGCGCCAGGTCAGCCGGCCGTCGTCCAGCACCGGCTCCGACCGGTACCGCGACAGCCCGTCCCCGGCGACCGTGCGGACGTCCTCGTGCAACAGCCCGGCGTCCAGCAGCGTGCCGACCAGGAACTGGACGCCCCCCGCGGCGTGGAAGTGGTTGATGTCGGCGCTGCCGTTGGGGTAGACGCTGGCCAGCAGCGGCACGACCGACGACAGGTCGGCGAAGTCGTCCCAGCTCAGCGCGATGCCCGCGGCCGCGGCGATCGCCACCAGGTGCATCGTGTGGTTGGTGGACCCGCCGGTGGCCAGCAGGGACACCACGCCGTTGACCACCGAGCGCTCGCTGATCACCTCGGCCAGCGGCGTGTACTCGTCCGCGCGCGACAGCGCCACGACGCGCCGCGCGGCCTCCTCGGTCAGCGCCTTGCGCAGCGGCGTGCCCGGGTGCACGAAGCTCGCGCCGGGCAGGTGCAGGCCCATCACCTCGACGACCAGCTGGTTGGAGTTCGCGGTGCCGTAGAACGTGCAGGTTCCGGCCGAGTGGTAGGACGCCGACTCGGCCGCCAGCAGGTCCTCCCGCGTCGCGCGGCCCTCGGCGTAGAGCTGCCGGACGCGCGCCTTCTCCTTGTTCGGCAGGCCCGACGTCATCGGCCCGGCCGGCACCAGCAGGGCCGGCAGGTGACCGAACGACAGGGCGCCGATCAGCAGGCCGGGCACGATCTTGTCGCACACGCCGAGCAGCAGCGCGCCGTCGAACATCTCGTGCGACAGCGCGATCCCGGTGGCCATGGCGATGACCTCGCGGCTGAACAGGGACAGCTCCATCCCGGCGCGGCCCTGGGTGATGCCGTCGCACATGGCCGGCACGCCGCCGGCGAACTGGGCGACCCCGCCCGCCTCGCGCGCGGCGTCCTTGATCCACGCGGGGAACTCGTCCAGCGGCTGGTGGGCGGACAGGAGGTCGTTGTAGGCGGACACGATCGCGATGCCGGGCTTGCGCAGCCCGCGCAGGGCGATGCGGTCGGCTCCGCCGCACGCGGCGAAGCCGTGGGCGAGGTTGCTGCACGCCAGTCCGGCCCGGGCGGGCCCTTCGGCGCGGGCGGCGGCCATGCGCGCCAGGTAGGCGCTGCGGGTGGCGGCACTGCGCGCGGCGATGCGTGCGGTGACTTCCTCGACGACGGGGTGGACGGGTGTTCGGGCTTCGCGCACGGGAGAACCACCTGGAACTCGTCGGCTGGGTCCGGCTGACGACTTCGCTGGCGTCGCACGGTCGTGACAGTGGACACAGTAGCGGCCGGAACGCTCGGGACAAAATCGATTAAGAAGATCGTTTCAGGTGACCCCGATCACAACATCCACCTGGAGTGTGCTACTTGTCACATTGCATGCGGAACGGCAGAGTCGGTAGCAACCCCGGCTCGCCGCCGAACTGACCCGGAGGTAGCAATGACCACCACCGAACTCGCCGAACTCCGCCGCACGATCGGCCAGCTCAAGCAGTGCGTCGGTGCCCTGCGATCGCGCTACGGTGACGCCTCCGCGGTCCGCCGCCTGGCCAACGACATCGAGCGGCTGGACATCGACGCGGGTGATCTGGAACAGCCCGCGGTGCCCGCGCAGCCGAAGCCGCTGGACCCGTCGGCGGTCGTGAAGATCCCCGACGGCCCGTACGACCCGGCCCTGTGGCAGGGGGCCGACGACGAAGGGGTCGGCGGATACCACCGTGACCAGCGGTGAGCGCACCCGCGACGGAGGCCGGACGCGCCCGCGTCGCCGGGCGCACGCTGCGCACGGACCGCTGGTGGGTCCCGCCGCTGATCACCACGCTCGGGCTGGCCACGTTCGTGATCTACGCCGGCATCCGCTCGTTCGTGCGCAGCGCGTACTACGTGCCGGAATACCACTACCTCACGCCGTTCTACTCGCCGTGCCTGAGCGATTCGTGCGTGCCCGGGTCGAGCCACTTCGGCACGCCGTTCGGTGAGCTGCCGGGCTGGATCCCGCTGGCGTTCCTGTCCCTGCCGTTCCTGCTCGGGTTCCGGCTGACCTGCTACTACTACCGCAAGGCCTACTACCGGTCGGTGTGGTTCTCCCCGCCCGCGTGCGCGGTCACCGAGCCGCACGGCCGCTACACCGGGGAGACCCGGCTGCCGCTGATCCTGCAGAACGCGCACCGCTACTTCTTCTACGTGGCCGCGATCATCTCCGTCATCAACACCTACGACGCGATCGTGGCGTTCCACGGGAGGACCGGCGGGTTCGGGTTCGGGCTGGGGAACCTGATCCTGCTCGGCAACGTGATCATGCTCTGGGCCTACACCGTGTCCTGCCACTCGTGCCGGCACGTGGTCGGCGGGCGGCTGAAACACTTCTCCCGCCATCCGGTCCGGTACTGGATGTGGACCCAGGTGACCAGGCTCAACAACCGGCACATGATGCTCGCGTGGATCACCCTCGGCACGTTGGTGGTCACCGATCTGTACGTGATGCTGGTGGCGAGCGACGTGATTCCCGACTTGCGTTTCATCGACTGACAAGGGCGTTAGGTGGCGTTGAATGACCGAGGTCGAGCGGCACAGTTATGACGTGGTGGTGATCGGTGCCGGCGGCGCCGGTCTGCGGGCGGTGATCGAGGCGCGGCAGCGCGGGCTCTCGGTGGCGGTGGTGTGCAAGTCGCTGTTCGGCAAGGCGCACACCGTCATGGCCGAGGGCGGGTGCGCCGCCGCGATGGGCAACGCCAACGAGCGCGACAGCTGGCAGGTGCACTTCCGGGACACCATGCGCGGCGGCAAGTTCCTGAACAACTGGCGCATGGCGGAGCTGCACGCGAAGGAGGCGCCGGACCGGGTCTGGGAGCTGGAGACCTACGGCGCGCTGTTCGACCGGACGCCGGACGGCCGGATCAGCCAGCGCAACTTCGGCGGGCACACCTACCCCCGCCTGGCCCACGTGGGCGACCGGACCGGGCTCGAGCTGATCCGCACGATGCAGCAGAAGATCGTCTCGTTGCAGCAGGAGGACCTGCGCGACTTCGGCGACTACGAGGCCAAGCTCAAGGTCTTCGCCGAGTGCACGATCACCGAGCTGCTCAAGGACGGCGACCGGATCGCCGGCGCGTTCGGGTACTGGCGCGAGAGCGGCCGGTTCATCCTGTTCGAGGCGCCCGCCGTGGTGCTCGCGACCGGCGGCATCGGCAAGTCGTTCAAGGTCACGTCGAACTCGTGGGAGTACACCGGCGACGGGCACGCGCTCGCGCTGCGCGCCGGGGCGAAGCTGATCAACATGGAGTTCGTCCAGTTCCACCCCACGGGGATGGTCTGGCCGCCCAGCGTCAAGGGCATCCTCGTCACCGAGGGCGTGCGCGGCGACGGTGGCGTGCTGAAGAACTCCGAGGACAAGCGGTTCATGTTCGACTACGTGCCGGACGTGTTCAAGGGCCAGTACGCCGACTCCGAGGAAGAGGCCGACCGCTGGTACACCGATCAGGAGAACAACCGCCGCACGCCGGACCTGCTGCCGCGCGACGAGGTGGCGCGGGCGATCAACTCCGAGGTCAAGGCGGGGCGCGGATCGCCGCACGGCGGCGTGTTCCTGGACATCGCCAGCCGCCTGACGCCGGAGGAGATCCGCAAGCGGCTGCCGTCGATGTACCACCAGTTCCGGGAACTGGCCGATGTGGACATCACCGCCGAGCCGATGGAGGTCGGGCCGACCTGCCACTACGTGATGGGCGGCATCGAGGTCGACCCGGACACCGCGGCCTCCAGCGTGCGCGGGCTGTTCGCCGCGGGCGAGTGTTCCGGCGGGATGCACGGGTCGAACCGGCTGGGCGGCAACTCGCTGTCCGACCTGCTGGTGTTCGGGCGCCGCGCGGGTCTCGGCGCGGCGTCCTATGTGGAGGGCCTGCAGACCCGGCCGTCGGTGGCCCAGTCCGATGTCGACAAAGCGGCCCGGACGGCGCTGGTCCCGTTCGACCCGCCCGCGGAGGGGGTCGAGGAGAACCCGTACACCCTGCACAGCGAGCTGCAGCAGTCGATGAACGACCTCGTCGGCATCATCCGCAAGGCCGAGGAGATCGAGCAGGCGCTGGCGAAGCTCGACGAGATCAAGAAGCGGATCCGCAACGTCACCGTCGAGGGCCACCGGCAGTTCAACCCCGGCTGGCACCTCGCCGTGGACCTGCGGAACATGCTGCTGGTCAGCGAGTGCGTGGCGCGGGCGGCGCTGATGCGGACCGAAAGCCGCGGCGGGCACACGCGCGACGACTACCCGCAGATGGATTCCCGGTGGCGCAACACCCTCCTGGTGTGCAGCGCCTCCGGCGACGACCCGCTCGCGCTCGAGGTCGACGTCAAGCCCAAGGAGCAGGAGCCGATGCGGCCCGAGCTGCTGGAGCTGTTCGAGCTGAGCGAGCTGGAGAAGTACTACACCGACGAAGAGCTGGCGGACCACCCCGGGAGGCAGTCGTGAGCTACAAGGCCTCGTTCCGCGTGTGGCGCGGCGATGCGTCCGGCGGTGGCCTGCAGGACTTCACCGTCGAGGTCAACGAGGGCGAGGTCGTGCTCGACATCATCCACCGGTTGCAGGCCACCCAGGCCTCGGACCTGGCCGTGCGGTGGAACTGCAAGGCCGGCAAGTGCGGGTCCTGCTCGGCGGAGATCAACGGCCGTCCGCGGCTGCTGTGCATGACCCGCATGTCGGTCTTCGCCGAGGACGAGGTCGTCACGGTCACGCCGATGCGCACGTTCCCGGTGATCCGCGACCTCGTCACCGACGTCTCGTACAACTACACGAAGGCGCGCGAGATCCCCGCGTTCACGCCGCCGCCGGAGCTGAAACCGGGCGAGTACCGGATGAAGCAGGTGGACGTCGAGCGCTCGCAGGAGTTCCGCAAGTGCATCGAGTGCTTCCTGTGCCAGAACACCTGCCACGTGATCCGCGACCACGAGGAGAACAAGGAGCACTTCGCCGGGCCGCGGTTCCTGATGCGGATCGCCGAGCTGGAGATGCACCCGCTCGACGTGGCCGACCGCCGTCACGCCGCCCAGGACGAGCACGGGCTCGGGTACTGCAACATCACCAAGTGCTGCACGGAGGTCTGCCCGGAGAACATCCACATCACGGACAACGCGCTGATCCCGATGAAGGAGCGCGTGGTGGACCGCCGTTACGACCCGGTGGTGTGGCTGGGCAGCAAGATCTTCCGCCGCAAGGGCGAGTAGGAAGGGGACAAGCGCGGACTATCGGTCCGCGCTTGTCCCCGCGGGCCTGATCGGTGTTCCGGCAGCTCAAGGTGCGAGGTTACGCCCCCCAACGCGTACCTATGTATTCGTGCGCTTCGGAGATGCCCAATTGCCTGGTCGTGTTGTTGGCACGCACGAAGAAAGCTTCGTCGTTCTTGGTGACACGGGCGAACACCGGCTTCGAAGATGGGCTGACGTCGATCACTACGACCCACTCGCCTTCGGCCTTCTCCGCTCGTGCCCGGGTGTGCAGGGTCACTGGGCCGGCCCCACACGCACTCACCAAACCCGAAGTGACGGCGTTCAAGTACTTGTCCACGTCCATACCCGAAGCGTCGAAATCCGATGCCAAACCGAGTATCCGCTTGTCGTCGGTGATGCCGATTGCGAGCGTCCCGCCGGTACCGCTGTTGAGGAACGCGGCGACGGTCTTGATGACCGCATCACTGGGGAACTTGGCCTTGCCCGAGTCGGCCCGTTGACCGATTCCGGTCTGTTTGAACTCGACTTCGAACGACTCTTCCTGGGACAGGAGTTCCTGGACCGTGTGACCGGTCCACGCTCTTTCACCGCTTCCAGGAACTGCGGCCGTACCGGTCCGCAGCTTTTCGAAGGCGGTCTTGATCACCAGGGCGAGATGCTTGCGCCGTCGGTCGAGAAACTCTTCGTACTCGAGCTGCTCCCAGCCTTCGGGGAGCCCATGGAGGAAGCGCGTCTTGTCCTGCTGCTCCTCAGGGACGTATGAT
Coding sequences within it:
- the yczR gene encoding MocR-like transcription factor YczR, coding for MHAGRLAELLGRWSSGTDALYLKLAGRLERLIERGEIPADGQLPTERALAAELAISRNTAVAAYDVLRDHGLVERRRGSGTFVRRPPRPGRGVVGEFNPMFLHLLDPVPDLIDLTCAAPPQPAYLPEVVAGAAERVADFGIGYYPSGIPELRQAIADRYTADGVPTTAGQVVVTSGAQQAISLLTQLFLRPGDVVAAEELTYPGALDAFRGSGARILGVPLTPDGASVAGLAEVVPRARMVYLVPAFHNPTGAVLPAASCRRVVALCEAHGVPLIDDHVLADLALDGARPAPLARYGPVISVGSLSKLIWGGVRIGWIRADERTAADLSRLKAVADLGTDVVAQAIGLGLFERLDSLRAQRCRELRASRDQVVRDLRASLPSWEFRVPEGGQTLWVRLPGVDSRRFAQFALRYGVALLEGTSLAAHESSGEHIRLPFTPTRDALSEAVRRLRKAWADFPGANGAALALERDGGVREADGHATFSAQRDDGPAGPGSPVRPRREHLR
- the eda gene encoding bifunctional 4-hydroxy-2-oxoglutarate aldolase/2-dehydro-3-deoxy-phosphogluconate aldolase → MKTGHDVLELSPVLPVVVVDSAADAVPLARALVAGGIRAIELTLRTPAGLAAIERVAAEVPDIVVGAGTVVSPEQAKQAADAGSAFLVTPGCTDALLEAVSATGLPFLPGVSTVSEAMRVAEHGVTALKFFPAEASGGVAYLKALGGPLPQLRFCPTGGVSISNAPAYLALSTVGCVGGSWLTPPDAVAAGDFDRIEQLAREAAALR
- a CDS encoding lipase maturation factor family protein; its protein translation is MGWDWFTDPGYWASRLLFQRLLAALYLVAFLATALQFRALLGEHGMLPVPRFVRRVPFRRAPSLFHWRYSDRLFATVAWAGVVVAAALVLGLFDRTPVWATMLAWLVPWLLYQSIVNVGQIWYSFGWESLLLEVGFLAIFLGPADTAPPVLVLWLLRWVLFRLEFGAGLIKLRGDECWRDLTCLYYHHETQPMPGPLSWYFHHLPKPLHRVEAAASHFTQLVAPFALFAPQPVAGAAALLMILTQLWLVASGNFSWLNFLTITLAVSVVDSSVVGLPVPELAQPPVWHQALVIGLTVLVVVLSYRPARNLVSRRQVMNTSFDRLHLVNTYGAFGSVTKVRHEIVIEATDDPVLTGDTVWREYEFKGKPGDPRRRPPQFAPYHLRLDWLMWFAALSTRYAQSWLPALAEKLLAADPATLKLLRHDPFDGARPTYLRAQLYRYRFTTPRERRETGAWWVREARGPALRTARLGADGTVIAVD
- the edd gene encoding phosphogluconate dehydratase, with translation MREARTPVHPVVEEVTARIAARSAATRSAYLARMAAARAEGPARAGLACSNLAHGFAACGGADRIALRGLRKPGIAIVSAYNDLLSAHQPLDEFPAWIKDAAREAGGVAQFAGGVPAMCDGITQGRAGMELSLFSREVIAMATGIALSHEMFDGALLLGVCDKIVPGLLIGALSFGHLPALLVPAGPMTSGLPNKEKARVRQLYAEGRATREDLLAAESASYHSAGTCTFYGTANSNQLVVEVMGLHLPGASFVHPGTPLRKALTEEAARRVVALSRADEYTPLAEVISERSVVNGVVSLLATGGSTNHTMHLVAIAAAAGIALSWDDFADLSSVVPLLASVYPNGSADINHFHAAGGVQFLVGTLLDAGLLHEDVRTVAGDGLSRYRSEPVLDDGRLTWREVPSRSLDEDVLRPVDDPFAPDGGLRMLSGTLGRAVIKVSAVAPGHRVVRAPARVFTSQEGFTEAFRAGELDRDVVVVIRHQGPQANGMPELHGLTPALGVLMDRGHRVALVTDGRMSGASGKIPAAIQVTPEAAAGGPLARVSDGDLVVVDAVAGRLDVLVDEAELAARPLRDAPPDEASWTGTGRELFTALRRAVGPADQGAGVFGPMTPGHFGAPARV
- a CDS encoding succinate dehydrogenase/fumarate reductase iron-sulfur subunit, producing the protein MSYKASFRVWRGDASGGGLQDFTVEVNEGEVVLDIIHRLQATQASDLAVRWNCKAGKCGSCSAEINGRPRLLCMTRMSVFAEDEVVTVTPMRTFPVIRDLVTDVSYNYTKAREIPAFTPPPELKPGEYRMKQVDVERSQEFRKCIECFLCQNTCHVIRDHEENKEHFAGPRFLMRIAELEMHPLDVADRRHAAQDEHGLGYCNITKCCTEVCPENIHITDNALIPMKERVVDRRYDPVVWLGSKIFRRKGE
- a CDS encoding fumarate reductase/succinate dehydrogenase flavoprotein subunit; the protein is MTEVERHSYDVVVIGAGGAGLRAVIEARQRGLSVAVVCKSLFGKAHTVMAEGGCAAAMGNANERDSWQVHFRDTMRGGKFLNNWRMAELHAKEAPDRVWELETYGALFDRTPDGRISQRNFGGHTYPRLAHVGDRTGLELIRTMQQKIVSLQQEDLRDFGDYEAKLKVFAECTITELLKDGDRIAGAFGYWRESGRFILFEAPAVVLATGGIGKSFKVTSNSWEYTGDGHALALRAGAKLINMEFVQFHPTGMVWPPSVKGILVTEGVRGDGGVLKNSEDKRFMFDYVPDVFKGQYADSEEEADRWYTDQENNRRTPDLLPRDEVARAINSEVKAGRGSPHGGVFLDIASRLTPEEIRKRLPSMYHQFRELADVDITAEPMEVGPTCHYVMGGIEVDPDTAASSVRGLFAAGECSGGMHGSNRLGGNSLSDLLVFGRRAGLGAASYVEGLQTRPSVAQSDVDKAARTALVPFDPPAEGVEENPYTLHSELQQSMNDLVGIIRKAEEIEQALAKLDEIKKRIRNVTVEGHRQFNPGWHLAVDLRNMLLVSECVARAALMRTESRGGHTRDDYPQMDSRWRNTLLVCSASGDDPLALEVDVKPKEQEPMRPELLELFELSELEKYYTDEELADHPGRQS